The Narcine bancroftii isolate sNarBan1 chromosome 6, sNarBan1.hap1, whole genome shotgun sequence genome window below encodes:
- the ythdf1 gene encoding YTH domain-containing family protein 1 isoform X2: MTDPYLSSYYAPSIGFSYSLNEAAPWSTGGDPPIPYLPAYGQLSNGDHHFMHDAVFGQPGGLGSTPYLNQHRFNFFPENPGFSAWGAGGSQGQQTPSSAYGSSYSYPPSSLGGTIVDGQTGFPNDTLNKAPGMNSIEQGMVGLKIGGAVTSSGVKTVGSVVNSPGMTNAAPGNGSRAGLSAPRPTSWAAIASKPAKPQPKLKPKTGAAVGNSTLPPPPIKHNMDIGTWDNKGPVPKVTPPHQSPITQAVSQQQLTQPFAPQHLQIPQQLPQNRWIAPRNRSAAFGQNNGASNEINSLGNFPVNSPPSNETHPVLEKLKAAYSYNPKDFDWNVKNGRVFIIKSYSEDDIHRSIKYSIWCSTEHGNKRLDSAFRSMAGKGPVYLLFSVNGSGHFCGVAEMKSAVDYGTCAGVWSQDKWKGKFDVKWIFVKDVPNNQLRHIRLENNDNKPVTNSRDTQEVPLEKAKQVLKIIATYKHTTSIFDDFSHYEKRQEEEEVVRKDKVSLPVASHYLQGAPESKQIRKHLT, from the exons ATGACCGATCCATATCTGTCAAGCTATTATGCTCCTTCCATTGGATTTTCCTATTCTCTTAATGAAGCGGCACCATGGTCCACTGGTGGTGATCCTCCTATTCCATACCTACCAGCCTATGGTCAGCTGAGCAATGGAGACCATCATTTTATGCATGATGCAGTTTTTGGTCAACCTGGGGGTTTGGGGAGCACCCCATATTTAAATCAACATAGATTCAATTTTTTTCCTGAAAATCCTGGGTTTTCGGCCTGGGGGGCAGGTGGATCTCAGGGACAACAAACGCCAAGCTCAGCGTATGGCAGTAGCTATAGTTACCCACCTAGTTCTTTGGGTGGGACGATAGTAGATGGACAGACAGGGTTTCCAAATGATACCTTAAATAAAGCTCCAGGCATGAATAGCATTGAACAAGGGATGGTTGGATTAAAGATTGGTGGAGCTGTGACATCGTCGGGTGTGAAGACAGTGGGGTCTGTGGTAAACAGCCCAGGTATGACCAATGCAGCCCCTGGAAATGGCTCAAGAGCTGGTCTATCTGCTCCAAGGCCAACATCATGGGCTGCCATTGCAAGTAAGCCAGCCAAGCCTCAACCAAAACTAAAACCAAAGACTGGAGCAGCAGTGGGAAATTCGACCTTGCCCCCACCTCCTATAAAACACAATATGGATATTGGTACATGGGACAATAAAGGACCTGTACCAAAGGTTACTCCGCCTCATCAGTCCCCTATAACTCAGGCAGTTTCTCAGCAACAGTTGACTCAGCCCTTTGCACCTCAGCATTTGCAGATTCCTCAGCAACTCCCACAGAATCGTTGGATTGCTCCTCGCAACAGGAGTGCAGCATTTGGTCAAAATAATGGAGCTAGTAATGAAATCAACTCACTGGGAAATTTTCCAGTTAACTCTCCACCAAGCAACGAGACTCATCCTGTCCTGGAAAAACTGAAGGCTGCGTACAGCTACAATCCAAAAGACTTTGATTGGAATGTCAAAAATGGTCGCGTTTTTATTATCAAGAGCTACTCTGAGGATGATATCCATCGCTCTATCAAGTACTCTATTTGGTGTAGTACAGAACATGGCAATAAACGCTTGGACAGTGCATTTCGCTCAATGGCTGGCAAAGGTCCTGTCTATTTACTATTCAGTGTAAATGGCAGTGGACATTTTTGTGGCGTGGCAGAAATGAAATCGGCAGTGGACTATGGTACGTGTGCTGGGGTTTGGTCACAGGACAAATGGAAAGGCAAATTTGACGTAAAATGGATCTTTGTAAAGGATGTGCCGAATAACCAGCTGAGACATATTCGTTTGGAAAATAATGATAATAAACCAGTCACTAACTCTAGAGACACGCAGGAGGTTCCTTTAGAGAAAGCCAAGCAAGTGCTCAAAATTATTGCCACCTACAAGCATACCACCTCAATTTTTGATGACTTCTCACATTATGAAAAGCGTCAGGAAGAGGAGGAAGTTGTTCGTAAG GACAAAGTTTCTCTGCCAGTGGCTTCTCATTATTTACAAG
- the ythdf1 gene encoding YTH domain-containing family protein 1 isoform X1: MTDPYLSSYYAPSIGFSYSLNEAAPWSTGGDPPIPYLPAYGQLSNGDHHFMHDAVFGQPGGLGSTPYLNQHRFNFFPENPGFSAWGAGGSQGQQTPSSAYGSSYSYPPSSLGGTIVDGQTGFPNDTLNKAPGMNSIEQGMVGLKIGGAVTSSGVKTVGSVVNSPGMTNAAPGNGSRAGLSAPRPTSWAAIASKPAKPQPKLKPKTGAAVGNSTLPPPPIKHNMDIGTWDNKGPVPKVTPPHQSPITQAVSQQQLTQPFAPQHLQIPQQLPQNRWIAPRNRSAAFGQNNGASNEINSLGNFPVNSPPSNETHPVLEKLKAAYSYNPKDFDWNVKNGRVFIIKSYSEDDIHRSIKYSIWCSTEHGNKRLDSAFRSMAGKGPVYLLFSVNGSGHFCGVAEMKSAVDYGTCAGVWSQDKWKGKFDVKWIFVKDVPNNQLRHIRLENNDNKPVTNSRDTQEVPLEKAKQVLKIIATYKHTTSIFDDFSHYEKRQEEEEVVRKDKVSLPVASHYLQEFSTWQIPDCKRKGEGQICMRFLSP; the protein is encoded by the exons ATGACCGATCCATATCTGTCAAGCTATTATGCTCCTTCCATTGGATTTTCCTATTCTCTTAATGAAGCGGCACCATGGTCCACTGGTGGTGATCCTCCTATTCCATACCTACCAGCCTATGGTCAGCTGAGCAATGGAGACCATCATTTTATGCATGATGCAGTTTTTGGTCAACCTGGGGGTTTGGGGAGCACCCCATATTTAAATCAACATAGATTCAATTTTTTTCCTGAAAATCCTGGGTTTTCGGCCTGGGGGGCAGGTGGATCTCAGGGACAACAAACGCCAAGCTCAGCGTATGGCAGTAGCTATAGTTACCCACCTAGTTCTTTGGGTGGGACGATAGTAGATGGACAGACAGGGTTTCCAAATGATACCTTAAATAAAGCTCCAGGCATGAATAGCATTGAACAAGGGATGGTTGGATTAAAGATTGGTGGAGCTGTGACATCGTCGGGTGTGAAGACAGTGGGGTCTGTGGTAAACAGCCCAGGTATGACCAATGCAGCCCCTGGAAATGGCTCAAGAGCTGGTCTATCTGCTCCAAGGCCAACATCATGGGCTGCCATTGCAAGTAAGCCAGCCAAGCCTCAACCAAAACTAAAACCAAAGACTGGAGCAGCAGTGGGAAATTCGACCTTGCCCCCACCTCCTATAAAACACAATATGGATATTGGTACATGGGACAATAAAGGACCTGTACCAAAGGTTACTCCGCCTCATCAGTCCCCTATAACTCAGGCAGTTTCTCAGCAACAGTTGACTCAGCCCTTTGCACCTCAGCATTTGCAGATTCCTCAGCAACTCCCACAGAATCGTTGGATTGCTCCTCGCAACAGGAGTGCAGCATTTGGTCAAAATAATGGAGCTAGTAATGAAATCAACTCACTGGGAAATTTTCCAGTTAACTCTCCACCAAGCAACGAGACTCATCCTGTCCTGGAAAAACTGAAGGCTGCGTACAGCTACAATCCAAAAGACTTTGATTGGAATGTCAAAAATGGTCGCGTTTTTATTATCAAGAGCTACTCTGAGGATGATATCCATCGCTCTATCAAGTACTCTATTTGGTGTAGTACAGAACATGGCAATAAACGCTTGGACAGTGCATTTCGCTCAATGGCTGGCAAAGGTCCTGTCTATTTACTATTCAGTGTAAATGGCAGTGGACATTTTTGTGGCGTGGCAGAAATGAAATCGGCAGTGGACTATGGTACGTGTGCTGGGGTTTGGTCACAGGACAAATGGAAAGGCAAATTTGACGTAAAATGGATCTTTGTAAAGGATGTGCCGAATAACCAGCTGAGACATATTCGTTTGGAAAATAATGATAATAAACCAGTCACTAACTCTAGAGACACGCAGGAGGTTCCTTTAGAGAAAGCCAAGCAAGTGCTCAAAATTATTGCCACCTACAAGCATACCACCTCAATTTTTGATGACTTCTCACATTATGAAAAGCGTCAGGAAGAGGAGGAAGTTGTTCGTAAG GACAAAGTTTCTCTGCCAGTGGCTTCTCATTATTTACAAG AATTTTCTACATGGCAAATTCCTGATTGTAAAAGAAAGGGTGAGGGCCAGATTTGCATGAGGTTCTTGAGCCCATGA
- the ythdf1 gene encoding YTH domain-containing family protein 1 isoform X3: MTDPYLSSYYAPSIGFSYSLNEAAPWSTGGDPPIPYLPAYGQLSNGDHHFMHDAVFGQPGGLGSTPYLNQHRFNFFPENPGFSAWGAGGSQGQQTPSSAYGSSYSYPPSSLGGTIVDGQTGFPNDTLNKAPGMNSIEQGMVGLKIGGAVTSSGVKTVGSVVNSPGMTNAAPGNGSRAGLSAPRPTSWAAIASKPAKPQPKLKPKTGAAVGNSTLPPPPIKHNMDIGTWDNKGPVPKVTPPHQSPITQAVSQQQLTQPFAPQHLQIPQQLPQNRWIAPRNRSAAFGQNNGASNEINSLGNFPVNSPPSNETHPVLEKLKAAYSYNPKDFDWNVKNGRVFIIKSYSEDDIHRSIKYSIWCSTEHGNKRLDSAFRSMAGKGPVYLLFSVNGSGHFCGVAEMKSAVDYGTCAGVWSQDKWKGKFDVKWIFVKDVPNNQLRHIRLENNDNKPVTNSRDTQEVPLEKAKQVLKIIATYKHTTSIFDDFSHYEKRQEEEEVVRKEHLNRSK; encoded by the coding sequence ATGACCGATCCATATCTGTCAAGCTATTATGCTCCTTCCATTGGATTTTCCTATTCTCTTAATGAAGCGGCACCATGGTCCACTGGTGGTGATCCTCCTATTCCATACCTACCAGCCTATGGTCAGCTGAGCAATGGAGACCATCATTTTATGCATGATGCAGTTTTTGGTCAACCTGGGGGTTTGGGGAGCACCCCATATTTAAATCAACATAGATTCAATTTTTTTCCTGAAAATCCTGGGTTTTCGGCCTGGGGGGCAGGTGGATCTCAGGGACAACAAACGCCAAGCTCAGCGTATGGCAGTAGCTATAGTTACCCACCTAGTTCTTTGGGTGGGACGATAGTAGATGGACAGACAGGGTTTCCAAATGATACCTTAAATAAAGCTCCAGGCATGAATAGCATTGAACAAGGGATGGTTGGATTAAAGATTGGTGGAGCTGTGACATCGTCGGGTGTGAAGACAGTGGGGTCTGTGGTAAACAGCCCAGGTATGACCAATGCAGCCCCTGGAAATGGCTCAAGAGCTGGTCTATCTGCTCCAAGGCCAACATCATGGGCTGCCATTGCAAGTAAGCCAGCCAAGCCTCAACCAAAACTAAAACCAAAGACTGGAGCAGCAGTGGGAAATTCGACCTTGCCCCCACCTCCTATAAAACACAATATGGATATTGGTACATGGGACAATAAAGGACCTGTACCAAAGGTTACTCCGCCTCATCAGTCCCCTATAACTCAGGCAGTTTCTCAGCAACAGTTGACTCAGCCCTTTGCACCTCAGCATTTGCAGATTCCTCAGCAACTCCCACAGAATCGTTGGATTGCTCCTCGCAACAGGAGTGCAGCATTTGGTCAAAATAATGGAGCTAGTAATGAAATCAACTCACTGGGAAATTTTCCAGTTAACTCTCCACCAAGCAACGAGACTCATCCTGTCCTGGAAAAACTGAAGGCTGCGTACAGCTACAATCCAAAAGACTTTGATTGGAATGTCAAAAATGGTCGCGTTTTTATTATCAAGAGCTACTCTGAGGATGATATCCATCGCTCTATCAAGTACTCTATTTGGTGTAGTACAGAACATGGCAATAAACGCTTGGACAGTGCATTTCGCTCAATGGCTGGCAAAGGTCCTGTCTATTTACTATTCAGTGTAAATGGCAGTGGACATTTTTGTGGCGTGGCAGAAATGAAATCGGCAGTGGACTATGGTACGTGTGCTGGGGTTTGGTCACAGGACAAATGGAAAGGCAAATTTGACGTAAAATGGATCTTTGTAAAGGATGTGCCGAATAACCAGCTGAGACATATTCGTTTGGAAAATAATGATAATAAACCAGTCACTAACTCTAGAGACACGCAGGAGGTTCCTTTAGAGAAAGCCAAGCAAGTGCTCAAAATTATTGCCACCTACAAGCATACCACCTCAATTTTTGATGACTTCTCACATTATGAAAAGCGTCAGGAAGAGGAGGAAGTTGTTCGTAAG